A single region of the Armatimonadota bacterium genome encodes:
- the gcvPA gene encoding putative glycine dehydrogenase (decarboxylating) subunit 1: MTYIPHTDADREKMLRAIGVTSIEELFADIPEQVRFRGLLNLPKGMDEITLQAHMQRLASQNIDTSKCIPFLGAGIYDHFAPAVIEAILSRGEFLTAYTPYQPEVSQGILQAMFEYQTMICQLTGMPVSNASMYDGATALAEAALMAWHHTGRRCIVISRSVHPHYRHVVRTYATAADLEVQEIPCGEEGVTLLDSPIAEHAACVLWQNPNFYGNLEPMADLTALAHEHGALAIVAVDPIALGILKPPGEYGVDVVVGEGQPLGLPMGFGGPLLGFYACQEEYVRRLPGRIIGETVDVEGRRGFVMTLRTREQDIRRERATSNICTNEALMALAAAVYLSAMGKQGLRHVANLCLQKAHYLAKRLTELPGVQLVYPQARFFKEFVLSLPRPAEEVVQALLPDYLAGLPLSRYEQGREHHLLIAVTERRTRQEMDEFVQAMRRALSEE, from the coding sequence ATGACCTACATTCCGCACACCGATGCCGACCGCGAGAAGATGCTTCGCGCCATCGGCGTCACAAGCATCGAAGAGCTGTTCGCCGATATCCCCGAGCAGGTGCGCTTCCGGGGCTTGCTGAACCTGCCGAAAGGGATGGACGAAATCACCCTGCAGGCGCACATGCAACGCCTTGCGTCACAGAACATAGATACATCGAAGTGTATCCCCTTTTTGGGAGCAGGAATCTACGACCATTTCGCGCCGGCGGTCATTGAAGCCATCCTCTCACGCGGCGAGTTTCTCACCGCGTACACGCCCTATCAGCCCGAGGTGAGCCAGGGCATCCTGCAGGCGATGTTTGAGTACCAGACGATGATATGCCAGCTGACCGGTATGCCGGTAAGCAACGCCTCGATGTACGACGGCGCCACTGCGCTCGCGGAAGCCGCGCTGATGGCATGGCATCACACAGGGCGCAGGTGCATCGTCATCTCGCGCAGCGTCCATCCCCACTATCGCCACGTGGTGCGTACCTACGCGACAGCCGCCGACCTGGAGGTGCAGGAGATCCCCTGTGGCGAGGAAGGTGTGACCCTGCTGGACTCGCCCATTGCCGAGCACGCGGCGTGCGTGTTGTGGCAAAACCCGAACTTCTACGGAAACCTGGAGCCGATGGCAGATCTGACTGCCCTGGCACACGAGCACGGCGCGCTCGCCATTGTGGCGGTAGACCCCATTGCGCTGGGCATTCTGAAACCGCCGGGGGAGTATGGCGTGGACGTGGTGGTGGGCGAGGGACAGCCTCTGGGGTTGCCGATGGGCTTCGGAGGTCCGTTGCTGGGGTTCTATGCGTGCCAAGAGGAGTATGTTCGACGCCTGCCCGGGCGCATCATCGGAGAGACGGTGGACGTGGAGGGCAGGCGAGGGTTTGTGATGACCCTGCGCACCCGCGAGCAGGATATCCGCCGTGAGCGGGCGACCTCGAACATCTGCACCAACGAGGCATTGATGGCATTGGCGGCAGCAGTGTATCTCAGTGCTATGGGCAAACAGGGGCTGCGCCATGTGGCAAACCTGTGCCTGCAAAAGGCGCACTACCTCGCAAAGCGGCTGACGGAACTGCCAGGCGTTCAGCTGGTGTACCCACAGGCACGCTTCTTCAAGGAGTTTGTGTTGAGCTTGCCACGCCCTGCGGAAGAGGTGGTGCAGGCTTTGTTGCCCGATTATCTGGCAGGGTTGCCGCTGAGCCGTTATGAGCAGGGG